The Syngnathoides biaculeatus isolate LvHL_M chromosome 16, ASM1980259v1, whole genome shotgun sequence DNA segment ttaaaaatagaaaaagttAATTGTAGCATATTTCATGTTGACAGTCATAGTTTTTGTTTATCTTTGTAAATGGATAATAGATGAACtgtaactaaaatagaaaataaatgaacccaATTGCCGCGAAGTTAGCCCCAGCCAACACAATAAAGACGCTAATGGCAACGTTTGaatcagattattattattttttttaatgcttctcCAGTGGAAAGGCTTCACAGTTAAAACTTGCTTGCTTGGAAACAATGACAAGAGGTGCAAATATCAGGCTCGAGTGCTTTTACAACAcgacgacaaaaaaaacaaacaaaaaaaaaaaaaacaagcgaaaCCTTCACTGGCGTCGCCGAGACAACGGCCGTGTTCGGAATCTcaccgcacaaaaaaaaaaaaaaaaaaattatcgtgGCCTAAATAGTGAAGTGCGGCTGCCATTTTGTAGTGCGGCTCAAATTAGTTCAGGTGAGTGCAAGGTTCTATAGTGGCCTTAAAGTATCCCACAATGCATCTTGAAAAGTATTGCGCAATCGAGGGGTGTTGAAGTtaggggaggagcttcatttagacggGACATATCTTTGTCTAATAACGATGTAGTGATTAGCGCATGTTTAAAACACAGCAGAGCAACGTGAAGCTAAAATGGAAAGGACGGGGCGTGGTTTTCGCGAGGTTTCTAGGCCCCCTCTTCCTCGCCCTCTTCTTCAAACTCGCCCTCCTCGGCGGTGGCGTCCTGGTACTGCTGGTACTCGGACACCAGGTCGTTCATGTTGCTCTCGGCCTCGGTGAACTCCATCTCGTCCATGCCCTCGCCCGTGTACCAGTGCAGGAAAGCCTTGCGGCGGAACATGGCGGTGAACTGCTCCGAGATGCGCTTGAACAGCTCCTGGATGGCCGTGCTGTTGCCGATGAAGGTGGCGGCCATCTTGAGGCCGCGGGGCGGGATGTCGCACACGGCCGTCTTCACGTTGTTGGGGATCCACTCCACGAAGTAGCTGCTGTTCTTGTTCTGGACGTTCAGCATCTGCTCGTCCACCTCCTTCATGGACATGCGGCCGCGGAAGACGGCCGCCACGGTCAGATAGCGGCCGTGGCGCGGGTCGCACGCCGCCATCATGTTCTTGGCGTCGAACATCTGCTGGGTGAGCTCGGGTACCGAGAGGGCGCGGTACTGCTGGCTCCCCCTGCTGGTGAGGGGGGCGAAACCCGGCATGAAGAAGTGCAGGCGGGGGAAGGGCACCATGTTGACGGCTAGCTTGCGCAGGTCGGCGTTGAGCTGGCCGGGGAAGCGCAGGCAGGTGGTGACGCCGCTCATGGTGGCCGACACCAAGTGGTTGAGGTCTCCGTAAGTGGGCGTGGTCAACTTGAGGGTGCGGAAACAGATGTcgtagagcgcctcgttgtcaatGCAGTACGTCTCGTCCGTGTTCTCCACCAGCTGGTGCACCGACAGGGTGGCGTTGTACGGCTCCACCACCGTGTCGGACACTTTGGGCGAGGGCACCACGCTGAAGGTGTTCATGATGCGGTCCGGGTACTCCTCGCGGATCTTGCTGATGAGCAGCGTCCCCATGCCGGAGCCGGTGCCGCCGCCCAGCGAGTGCGTGAGCTGGAAGCCCTGCAGGCAGTCGCAGCTCTCCGCCTCCTTCCTCACCACGTCCAAGACCGAGTCCACCAGCTCGGCTCCCTCCGTGTAGTGACCCTTGGCCCAGTTGTTGCCGGCACCGCTCTGACCTACAAAAGGTGCGTTCTGCGTCAAAGATCACACGCCGTTCTACGTGGGCCGGCGAGCTCTCGTAAAACCTGATGACTAACCAGATCCATCCCGAATGGCTAATCTGTCATGCCCCGCTTCCCTTCTCGCGCAATGAACTCTTCCATCTTTTGAACGCATACCGTAATGTACAGACTTGATTCAGGAAGACATTGGCTTGACAATAATCACCC contains these protein-coding regions:
- the tubb4bl gene encoding tubulin beta chain isoform X2, with the protein product MDSVRSGPFGQIFRPDNFVFGQSGAGNNWAKGHYTEGAELVDSVLDVVRKEAESCDCLQGFQLTHSLGGGTGSGMGTLLISKIREEYPDRIMNTFSVVPSPKVSDTVVEPYNATLSVHQLVENTDETYCIDNEALYDICFRTLKLTTPTYGDLNHLVSATMSGVTTCLRFPGQLNADLRKLAVNMVPFPRLHFFMPGFAPLTSRGSQQYRALSVPELTQQMFDAKNMMAACDPRHGRYLTVAAVFRGRMSMKEVDEQMLNVQNKNSSYFVEWIPNNVKTAVCDIPPRGLKMAATFIGNSTAIQELFKRISEQFTAMFRRKAFLHWYTGEGMDEMEFTEAESNMNDLVSEYQQYQDATAEEGEFEEEGEEEGA
- the tubb4bl gene encoding tubulin beta-4B chain isoform X1 translates to MREIVHLQAGQCGNQIGAKFWEVISDEHGIDPTGTYHGDSDLQLDRISVYYNEATGGKYVPRAILVDLEPGTMDSVRSGPFGQIFRPDNFVFGQSGAGNNWAKGHYTEGAELVDSVLDVVRKEAESCDCLQGFQLTHSLGGGTGSGMGTLLISKIREEYPDRIMNTFSVVPSPKVSDTVVEPYNATLSVHQLVENTDETYCIDNEALYDICFRTLKLTTPTYGDLNHLVSATMSGVTTCLRFPGQLNADLRKLAVNMVPFPRLHFFMPGFAPLTSRGSQQYRALSVPELTQQMFDAKNMMAACDPRHGRYLTVAAVFRGRMSMKEVDEQMLNVQNKNSSYFVEWIPNNVKTAVCDIPPRGLKMAATFIGNSTAIQELFKRISEQFTAMFRRKAFLHWYTGEGMDEMEFTEAESNMNDLVSEYQQYQDATAEEGEFEEEGEEEGA